The Bradyrhizobium sp. B097 genome contains the following window.
CAGACTGGCGCGTTTGCTTGCAATCGATAATTGGCCTGACATACCGTTTTGTCGGGCAGCAAGGCGATTCGCGCCGGCGTTGCGTGATGGCAGGTGCGACGCCACCTGTGATCACGCTGCATTGGGCGACACGAAGCTTGCACAAAGCCTCGGGCGGGCTTGATCTGGGGACAAGTCGGGCGGGAGCAATGAAAATCTCCGCCCGCTTCATCGGAACCGGCGAATCCTCTCGGGCTTGATGTAAAATAAGTTCGATGTGGAGTCGGAGATGACGCAGCCTGCGAAGGTCCAAGAGCCCTCGATGGAGGAGATTCTGGCGTCGATCCGTCGCATCATCGCCGACGACGAGGCGAAGCCGGCCGCGGCCGAGAAACCTTCGGCAGCCGCTGCGCCGCCGCCGAAGGTTGAACCGCCGCCACCAGCAGCCAAGCCCGCGATGAAGAGCCCGCCGCCCGCAGCGCCCCCGGCCGCGAAGCCCACCGCGTCAGCGCCGAAATCACCGCCGCCAGCGCCGGCGCCGGCCAGCAACAATCAGGATGACATCGACTCGCTGCTCGCCAGCCTCGACGAGGCGACACCCGCGTCCGAGATCAGGCCGTCGCCGCAGCCCGAAGCCGACGTATTCGAGCTCACCGACGACATGGCGCTGCCGGAGCCGGCGGCGACGCCGTCGTTCCGCAAGGTCGAACCGCAGGACGACGTCGAGTTCACGGAAGCCCGCACACGGGCGCCGGAGCCCATGCGAGAACCGGTTCGAGAGAGAGAACCGCCGGCAATCGAAACCGCGCCGATGCAGCAGATCATCTCGGGAACCACGATGCGGGCGGTCGAATCCGCCTTCAATTCGCTGGCCAACACCGTGCTGAGCAACAATGCTCGGACGCTGGAGGATCTGGTCAAGGAGATGCTGCGGCCGATGCTGAAGTCCTGGCTGGACGACAATCTGCCGGGGCTGGTCGAGCGGATCGTCAAGGCCGAGATCGAGCGGGTCTCCCGCGGGCGGTAGCTCCTGCCGCAGGGGGCTTGGCAGCCCTCATTCAGCCCCCAAATGCCCCAGAGTTTCGGTTCTGATAGGATCAGACCCGAAACGCCAGTTCCCTGTTTGGACGCGTTTTCTTCACGCGAACCTGCGTCCACTTCGCTCGAAAACGCTCTCAATGCCGTTTTGACGTGCCGGTCCGGTTGACTCGGTGCGTTCTGGCGGCTTTCTACCCTTTCCCCATGGTCCACAGCGCATTGTCATGATCGAGAAAAACTACCAGCCTGCCGATATCGAGCTCCGGATGGCCCAGCTCTGGGAGGAGAGCGGTGCGTTCAAGGCCGGCCGGCCCGAGCGCAAGGACGCCCAGCCTTTCACCATCGTGATCCCGCCGCCGAACGTGACCGGCTCGCTGCACATGGGCCATGCGCTCAACAACACGCTGCAGGACATCCTGTGCCGCTTCGAGCGGATGCGCGGCC
Protein-coding sequences here:
- a CDS encoding DUF2497 domain-containing protein, translated to MTQPAKVQEPSMEEILASIRRIIADDEAKPAAAEKPSAAAAPPPKVEPPPPAAKPAMKSPPPAAPPAAKPTASAPKSPPPAPAPASNNQDDIDSLLASLDEATPASEIRPSPQPEADVFELTDDMALPEPAATPSFRKVEPQDDVEFTEARTRAPEPMREPVREREPPAIETAPMQQIISGTTMRAVESAFNSLANTVLSNNARTLEDLVKEMLRPMLKSWLDDNLPGLVERIVKAEIERVSRGR